One part of the Prochlorococcus marinus str. MIT 9313 genome encodes these proteins:
- a CDS encoding prohibitin family protein, whose protein sequence is METPFRNVTPNTPGGTASLLIALLFSSFILITQALFVVPAGQVAVVTTLGKVSGGSRLPGLNLKIPFIQAVAPFDVRTQVRPEKFASLTKDLQVIEATATVKYAVRPNEAGRVYSTIASNDREIYPRIIQPSLLKALKSVFSQYELVTIASKWSDISELVERAVADELDKFDYVEVRGLDLTGLVIAEEYRAAIEQKQIAEQQLLRAQTEVKIAEQEAQRYETLNRTLDDQVLFKLFLDKWDGSTKVVPALPGSKGGGTPVIVGGR, encoded by the coding sequence ATGGAAACCCCCTTTCGTAACGTCACTCCCAATACCCCTGGAGGTACGGCATCACTTCTGATCGCTCTCTTGTTTTCCAGCTTTATCTTGATCACGCAGGCTTTGTTCGTCGTCCCAGCAGGTCAAGTTGCAGTTGTGACCACGTTGGGCAAAGTCAGTGGGGGGTCTCGTCTGCCAGGGCTAAACCTCAAAATTCCGTTCATCCAAGCAGTAGCTCCCTTTGATGTTCGCACGCAGGTGAGGCCTGAGAAATTCGCCTCCCTAACAAAGGATCTTCAAGTCATTGAGGCAACTGCCACGGTGAAATATGCAGTACGGCCTAATGAAGCCGGGCGTGTGTACAGCACAATCGCCAGCAATGACCGCGAAATCTATCCACGCATCATTCAACCCTCCCTGCTCAAGGCACTTAAATCAGTGTTCTCCCAATACGAACTTGTCACTATTGCCAGCAAGTGGAGCGACATCTCAGAGCTTGTGGAACGGGCTGTCGCTGATGAACTCGATAAGTTTGACTATGTAGAAGTTCGTGGCCTTGATCTCACTGGCCTTGTCATCGCTGAAGAGTACAGAGCCGCTATCGAACAAAAGCAGATTGCAGAGCAACAACTTCTCAGAGCGCAAACTGAAGTTAAAATTGCTGAGCAGGAAGCACAGCGATACGAAACCCTCAACCGCACTCTCGACGACCAGGTGCTTTTCAAACTGTTCCTCGACAAATGGGACGGCAGCACGAAGGTTGTGCCCGCTTTGCCAGGATCAAAAGGAGGCGGGACGCCTGTGATCGTAGGGGGACGTTGA